GCTGCTGCTCCTCGCCGACACGGTGGCCCGAACGATTGCTGCACCTGCCGAACTGCCGATCGGCATCATCACCGCGATCCTTGGAGCGCCCGTCTTCCTCATGCTCCTGCTTGGCAAACAGGGGCGTCAGGCGATGGAGAGCCTGTGATGATCCGCGCGCACGACGTCACCATCCGCCGCGGCGGCCGAAACCTTGTCGACAAGGTCAGCCTGAATCTGGAGGCTGGAAAGTTCACCGTCGTCATCGGACCGAACGGTGCTGGCAAGTCGACACTCCTCAAGGCTCTTTCAGGGGAGTTGCGCCCGGATGGCGGTGAGGTCTTTTACACCGATCGAAGGGTTTCAACCCTGAGCCCTCTGGACCTCGCCCATGAGCGAGCCGTCCTGCCGCAGTCCACCGCCCTCTCCTTCCCCTTCACGGCGCTGGAGGTCGTTCGCATGGGTGCCGTCGCCCATGGCAGCCGCGATCCGAACCAGTCGGCACGCCAGGCGCTGGTGCGCGTCGGCCTGGCCGGCTTCGAAGGGCGCAGCTACAACGCCTTGTCCGGCGGCGAACAGCAGCGCGTGCA
This DNA window, taken from Peteryoungia algae, encodes the following:
- a CDS encoding heme ABC transporter ATP-binding protein, producing the protein MIRAHDVTIRRGGRNLVDKVSLNLEAGKFTVVIGPNGAGKSTLLKALSGELRPDGGEVFYTDRRVSTLSPLDLAHERAVLPQSTALSFPFTALEVVRMGAVAHGSRDPNQSARQALVRVGLAGFEGRSYNALSGGEQQRVQLARVLAQMPDPLMDKRPRAIFLDEPTASLDIGHQISVLELARGFAKRGGVVLAILHDLNLAAEFADHLAILHHGRLVREGSPKATIDDDTIAHVYGITGTVGRLPDAAIPYVLPQARLGTTR